The Candidatus Roizmanbacteria bacterium CG_4_9_14_0_2_um_filter_38_17 genome has a segment encoding these proteins:
- a CDS encoding heavy metal translocating P-type ATPase — protein sequence MANTKDYYTCTMHPEIRQDKPGKCPKCGGMDLVKKSDLDSGHIEHDHASSMATPEAAADFLKRFFIVTALLVPLAIFSKPAIEFLGVPDFAFRPFLEFGIASIIFYFGLIFFQHAKMEIQMKQYGMMTLVSLGVGAGYLFSVLSTFLPALDVEFYLEISTLIWVLLFGHFLEAKSSSAAGDALKEVAKLLPKQAHLKVGNDVREVDVESLKEGDIVLVKAGEKLPADGEIITGSGNFNESHLTGESKPIKKSVGDAVIAGAINIDGSVEVKLTRVGESSTIGQIQALIATAKKTKPSVQKLADKAARWLTFSALTVSILALFIWSVIIGTPFVFAATLAITVLVIACPHALGLAIPTVSTIATRLAVSNGVFIKDMAKIEVVKDADYIVLDKTGTLTKGEFGVTEVKAKGVSSQQLMSIAASLESHSTHVIGQSIVKYAKNKGIKLQKVEGVKNLAGRGIEGIINGKKYFIGKHNSILVAVVWDKIVLGEILLADELRKESKQTIKELHGLGLKVAMLTGDSKQAADPIAKKLGIDTVFAEVLPKDKYKYIKSLQSEGNIVIMAGDGVNDAPALTQANVGVAIGAGTDVAVEAGDIVLTQSNPQHIVRLVVLSRKVYSKMVQNLWWALGYNILAIPAAAGLFIPFGFRLTPAVGALLMSMSSVVVVVNALTLRKAKLVV from the coding sequence ATGGCAAATACCAAGGATTACTACACTTGCACCATGCACCCTGAGATTAGACAGGACAAACCTGGAAAGTGTCCCAAATGTGGCGGAATGGACTTAGTTAAAAAAAGCGATCTTGATTCCGGACACATAGAGCACGATCATGCTTCCTCAATGGCCACACCCGAAGCCGCCGCCGATTTTCTAAAACGCTTTTTTATAGTCACGGCTCTGCTTGTACCACTGGCAATATTTTCTAAGCCTGCAATTGAATTTCTTGGTGTTCCAGATTTTGCTTTTAGACCTTTCCTTGAATTTGGCATTGCTTCGATAATATTTTATTTTGGTCTAATATTTTTCCAACACGCCAAAATGGAAATCCAGATGAAGCAGTATGGCATGATGACCCTAGTCTCCCTAGGGGTAGGAGCTGGCTACTTATTTTCCGTACTTTCCACATTCCTACCAGCACTTGATGTTGAGTTTTACCTTGAAATCTCTACCTTAATCTGGGTCTTATTATTTGGCCACTTTTTGGAAGCTAAGTCATCATCCGCTGCAGGAGACGCCCTAAAAGAAGTTGCAAAATTATTACCAAAACAAGCCCACTTAAAAGTAGGCAATGATGTAAGAGAAGTTGATGTTGAGTCACTAAAAGAAGGAGATATTGTTCTCGTTAAAGCTGGCGAAAAGTTGCCCGCCGATGGAGAAATTATTACAGGTAGTGGAAACTTTAATGAATCCCATTTAACCGGGGAGTCTAAACCAATCAAGAAAAGTGTCGGCGACGCAGTCATTGCTGGCGCAATTAATATCGATGGATCAGTAGAGGTAAAGCTAACAAGAGTGGGGGAGTCTTCCACCATAGGACAGATCCAGGCCTTAATAGCAACAGCCAAAAAAACCAAGCCATCTGTCCAGAAGCTAGCAGATAAGGCTGCACGCTGGTTAACATTTTCAGCCCTGACTGTTTCAATCCTAGCTCTCTTTATATGGTCAGTTATTATTGGAACTCCATTTGTATTTGCGGCAACTCTTGCAATCACCGTTTTGGTTATTGCTTGCCCTCATGCCTTGGGTCTTGCCATTCCCACTGTTTCTACCATTGCAACACGCCTTGCCGTTAGTAATGGTGTATTCATTAAAGATATGGCCAAGATTGAAGTAGTCAAAGACGCAGACTATATTGTTCTAGACAAGACAGGTACCCTTACAAAAGGAGAGTTTGGCGTAACAGAAGTTAAGGCTAAAGGAGTAAGTAGTCAACAGCTAATGAGTATCGCTGCAAGCTTAGAATCTCATTCAACACACGTTATTGGCCAATCAATAGTTAAGTATGCCAAAAATAAGGGCATTAAACTACAGAAAGTTGAAGGTGTAAAAAATCTTGCTGGACGAGGAATTGAAGGGATAATAAATGGCAAAAAATACTTTATTGGTAAACATAACTCAATCTTGGTAGCAGTAGTCTGGGATAAGATAGTACTGGGAGAAATATTGCTGGCTGATGAATTAAGAAAAGAGTCCAAACAAACGATTAAAGAGCTACATGGACTCGGTCTAAAGGTAGCAATGTTAACAGGAGACTCCAAACAGGCTGCAGATCCCATTGCCAAAAAACTGGGAATAGATACAGTTTTTGCAGAGGTTTTACCAAAGGATAAGTATAAGTATATTAAAAGTCTACAAAGCGAAGGAAATATCGTAATCATGGCAGGGGATGGAGTGAACGATGCACCAGCTCTAACCCAGGCTAATGTAGGAGTAGCCATTGGAGCAGGAACTGATGTGGCTGTGGAAGCAGGGGATATTGTCTTAACCCAGAGTAACCCTCAACATATAGTTCGCTTAGTGGTCTTGTCTCGCAAAGTATATTCTAAGATGGTACAGAACCTCTGGTGGGCACTAGGCTATAACATACTAGCCATTCCAGCAGCAGCCGGCCTCTTTATCCCTTTTGGTTTCAGACTTACCCCAGCAGTAGGAGCACTATTAATGAGCATGTCCTCAGTAGTAGTGGTTGTAAATGCCTTAACTTTGCGAAAAGCTAAGCTTGTAGTATAA
- a CDS encoding DNA-binding response regulator gives MKVLIVEDDKTLAKNLRDILQKEGFAVDVAITKETGLVEAEVNEYDCLVLDINLPDGTGFDLLTKLRKEGNKAPTIIVTARGQLEDKVKGLNLGADDYIPKPVDSAELIARIRAVIRRSSNNPLPVIRVGSLTIKPAEHVAIINEKQLDLTAKEFAVLEYLGTHSGQVITRTMLMEHIWGSDFETFSNVVDVYIRNLRRKLEKYTKSKLIKTIRGKGYILGNNEK, from the coding sequence ATGAAGGTGTTAATAGTTGAAGATGATAAGACACTTGCCAAAAACCTTAGAGATATTTTGCAGAAGGAAGGATTTGCGGTGGATGTTGCAATTACCAAAGAAACTGGGTTAGTTGAGGCAGAAGTTAATGAATATGACTGCTTGGTCTTGGATATTAATTTACCAGATGGAACTGGATTTGATCTTCTTACAAAACTACGAAAAGAAGGAAACAAAGCACCTACAATAATTGTTACAGCCCGTGGTCAACTGGAGGATAAGGTAAAAGGCTTAAATCTAGGAGCTGATGACTATATTCCTAAGCCTGTTGATTCTGCCGAGTTAATTGCTAGGATTCGCGCTGTCATACGGCGAAGCAGTAATAATCCCCTACCAGTTATACGTGTTGGTAGTTTAACTATTAAGCCCGCTGAACACGTGGCAATAATAAATGAAAAACAGCTTGACCTAACCGCCAAGGAGTTTGCTGTTTTGGAGTATCTGGGTACTCACAGCGGACAGGTAATAACTCGCACGATGCTCATGGAACATATCTGGGGAAGTGATTTTGAAACATTTTCTAATGTAGTTGATGTATATATTCGAAATCTAAGGCGAAAACTGGAAAAATATACAAAGAGTAAGCTCATAAAAACCATCCGCGGCAAAGGATATATATTAGGTAATAATGAAAAATAA